A window from Gemmatimonas sp. encodes these proteins:
- a CDS encoding aminotransferase class V-fold PLP-dependent enzyme, translating to MMSRPFDRRTLFKHTALFTGAVTGALALPLSIGKAEDLDAWLSNQGGPSLKDQRSPGIIARDEAYWARVRGLYHLQPDVVNLDHGWTNPPPRAAMTELTARARTLEALPAEQLPKQWETISTTKMRAALAAAMNVQPTEIALVRNATEALDTVLLGFPLKAGDEVVCSAHDYYAMLDALEQRRARDGIVLKMINPPVPAPSMNALEALYVDAITSRTRLVLLTHPSNLTGQYLPVRRISEHAHRVGAEVVVDAAQSLGLLDDPLMSLGCDYYGASAHKWLGTPVGLGVLWMRPEHVAKIWPLLPPMKEEKGMARFEWIGTAPEYVNPASIPAIALHAALGASRKAERLKYLSSYLREKITRAFPNARFYASHELSGTLTHVEFQGVDPIALQKRLREQHGILIQGMGGIRSDPSLRAIRISPNVFTARTELDRFVAAASREIPRLEKRG from the coding sequence ATGATGTCGAGACCATTCGACCGGCGAACGTTGTTCAAGCACACGGCGCTCTTCACGGGAGCAGTGACCGGTGCGCTCGCGCTTCCGCTCTCGATAGGCAAAGCGGAAGACCTCGACGCCTGGTTGTCTAATCAAGGCGGCCCGTCCCTAAAAGATCAGCGCTCGCCCGGAATAATCGCGCGCGATGAAGCGTATTGGGCGCGCGTGCGAGGACTGTACCATCTTCAGCCTGACGTCGTGAATCTCGATCATGGCTGGACGAATCCACCTCCCCGCGCCGCCATGACCGAGCTGACGGCGAGAGCGCGAACGCTCGAGGCCTTGCCGGCTGAGCAGCTCCCGAAGCAGTGGGAAACGATAAGCACGACGAAAATGAGAGCGGCACTCGCGGCGGCGATGAACGTACAGCCGACCGAGATTGCGCTTGTCCGAAACGCAACCGAAGCACTCGACACTGTGCTGCTCGGATTCCCATTGAAAGCCGGCGACGAGGTCGTGTGTTCGGCGCACGATTACTACGCGATGCTCGATGCGCTCGAACAGCGACGCGCGCGGGACGGCATCGTTCTCAAGATGATCAACCCCCCGGTGCCTGCACCGTCGATGAACGCGCTCGAAGCGCTATATGTGGACGCCATCACGAGCAGAACACGGCTGGTCCTGCTCACGCATCCGAGCAATCTCACCGGACAATACCTTCCAGTGCGGCGGATCTCGGAGCACGCACATCGCGTCGGGGCCGAAGTGGTCGTGGACGCGGCGCAGTCACTCGGACTCCTCGACGATCCGCTCATGTCACTGGGCTGTGATTACTACGGCGCCAGCGCACACAAGTGGCTGGGAACACCCGTCGGACTCGGTGTCCTCTGGATGCGCCCGGAGCACGTCGCGAAAATCTGGCCCCTCCTCCCACCGATGAAGGAGGAAAAAGGCATGGCCCGGTTCGAATGGATCGGGACGGCACCGGAGTACGTCAATCCGGCATCGATTCCCGCCATCGCACTGCATGCTGCTCTTGGCGCCAGCCGAAAGGCGGAGCGACTGAAGTACCTGTCTTCATACCTGCGGGAAAAGATCACCCGAGCTTTTCCCAATGCGCGATTCTACGCGAGCCACGAGTTGAGCGGCACGCTCACGCACGTCGAATTTCAGGGAGTGGATCCGATCGCCCTCCAGAAGCGTCTCCGCGAGCAACACGGCATTCTGATTCAAGGGATGGGCGGCATCAGGAGCGACCCGTCACTCCGCGCGATTCGCATCTCTCCCAACGTGTTCACGGCCAGAACAGAGCTTGATCGATTTGTCGCGGCAGCATCGCGCGAAATTCCACGCCTGGAGAAGCGGGGATAG
- a CDS encoding HEAT repeat domain-containing protein has product MSFTSALREEAFRPRAMFLDEESREGTRALARAICMMDAADYAAAFKGSAIKRAKLWMLKRNACVVLGNVGTGEDLAVLHAMLTHEHEVVREQAAWAISSLRPATQAAETDG; this is encoded by the coding sequence GTGTCGTTCACGAGCGCGCTGCGCGAAGAGGCGTTCCGTCCGCGCGCGATGTTTCTTGATGAGGAGTCACGCGAAGGCACGCGGGCGTTGGCGCGCGCGATCTGCATGATGGACGCCGCGGATTACGCGGCGGCGTTCAAGGGGAGCGCGATCAAGCGGGCGAAGCTGTGGATGCTCAAGCGGAACGCGTGCGTGGTGCTGGGGAATGTGGGTACCGGCGAGGATCTTGCGGTGCTGCACGCGATGCTCACGCATGAACATGAGGTCGTGCGCGAACAGGCGGCGTGGGCGATCAGCTCGCTCCGTCCGGCGACGCAAGCTGCTGAAACCGACGGGTAA
- a CDS encoding aquaporin produces the protein MSDAAGRPDVRCYVAETLGTFALVAIGPGAAMVAASTSAFGHAGVALAFGLAVTVIVAASGHLGGAHINPAVTLGFWSVRRFPSRDVVPYILAQCVGAIAASALLAWLLGPVGDFGATVPSVTLARAFVIEMGFTGLLGFVIMAVATDDRVPASIAPVVLGATVFAGALVTGPLTGGSFNPARTLGPAIVGGIWTAHWLYWVAPILGMIAGMQLYDAVRRSNVPSMTPRGVPTGVEGPL, from the coding sequence GTGAGCGACGCGGCAGGTCGCCCTGATGTTCGGTGTTACGTGGCGGAGACACTCGGCACGTTCGCGCTCGTAGCCATCGGCCCGGGCGCGGCGATGGTGGCCGCCTCGACCAGCGCGTTCGGTCATGCGGGCGTCGCGCTGGCCTTCGGTCTCGCGGTGACGGTCATCGTGGCCGCCAGCGGACACCTGGGCGGTGCGCACATCAATCCGGCGGTGACGCTGGGCTTCTGGTCGGTGCGCCGGTTTCCGTCGCGTGATGTCGTACCGTACATCCTGGCCCAATGTGTCGGCGCCATCGCGGCGTCGGCGCTGCTCGCCTGGCTACTGGGGCCCGTGGGCGACTTCGGGGCAACGGTGCCGTCAGTGACGCTGGCGCGCGCGTTCGTGATCGAGATGGGATTCACCGGCCTGCTGGGCTTCGTCATCATGGCGGTCGCCACGGACGACCGTGTGCCGGCCAGCATCGCCCCCGTCGTGCTCGGTGCGACGGTCTTTGCGGGCGCTCTGGTCACGGGTCCGCTCACTGGCGGAAGCTTCAACCCGGCCCGCACGCTGGGGCCGGCAATCGTCGGCGGCATCTGGACGGCCCACTGGCTGTATTGGGTGGCCCCGATCCTCGGCATGATCGCGGGCATGCAGCTTTACGACGCGGTGCGACGGTCGAACGTCCCGTCCATGACGCCTCGGGGTGTGCCGACCGGCGTGGAGGGGCCGCTCTGA
- the arsN2 gene encoding arsenic resistance N-acetyltransferase ArsN2, with product MTTPMPIPTIDSPLTTLVREKYGDAARRVLATGEAASCCGPVNSCCGGDAFNGSVDPITSNLYVNGETDKLPSAAVLASLGCGNPTALAELNAGDVVLDLGSGGGIDVILSARRVGPTGKAYGLDMTDDMLALARQNAAEAKVENVEFLKGQIEAIPLPDNSVDVIISNCVINLSGDKRRVLAEAFRVLKPGGRFAVSDVVTRGAMPDDVRRNMELWVGCVAGALEESEFHALLTEAGFTHTDIEPTRIYKPEDAVQFLTESGLDTANVAAMEGKIMAAFVRATKPAAARASMRAATVEDTPAILQLLTGASLPVDGVTELLASDARQFIVASAPDFDATVVAVAGLEVCGNNALLRSVAVRADWQRHGLGHQLVQRVVCEAEARGIHALYLLTMTAEHYFPRFGFETVTRDAVPAEIANTLEFRSACPASATAMARKLGATARLLPASLDS from the coding sequence GTGACCACCCCGATGCCCATCCCTACGATTGACTCCCCGCTCACCACGCTCGTGCGGGAGAAGTACGGCGACGCCGCGCGCCGTGTGCTGGCGACGGGCGAGGCCGCCAGCTGCTGCGGCCCGGTGAATTCCTGTTGCGGCGGCGACGCGTTCAACGGCAGCGTCGACCCCATCACGTCGAACCTGTACGTGAATGGCGAGACCGACAAACTGCCGTCCGCCGCGGTGCTCGCCTCGCTCGGCTGCGGCAACCCGACGGCCTTGGCGGAGCTCAACGCTGGCGACGTGGTGCTCGACCTCGGCTCTGGCGGCGGCATCGACGTGATACTTTCGGCGCGCCGCGTCGGACCGACGGGCAAGGCCTATGGCCTCGACATGACGGACGACATGCTGGCGCTCGCGCGGCAGAACGCGGCCGAGGCGAAGGTCGAGAACGTCGAATTTCTGAAAGGCCAGATCGAAGCGATCCCGCTCCCCGACAACTCGGTCGACGTGATCATCTCGAACTGCGTCATCAATCTCTCTGGCGACAAGCGGCGCGTACTCGCGGAAGCGTTCCGGGTGCTCAAGCCTGGTGGTCGCTTCGCGGTGAGTGATGTCGTCACGCGCGGCGCGATGCCCGACGACGTGCGGCGCAACATGGAGCTCTGGGTGGGCTGCGTGGCGGGCGCGCTCGAGGAATCGGAGTTCCACGCGCTGCTGACCGAGGCGGGCTTCACGCACACGGACATCGAACCCACGCGGATCTACAAGCCGGAAGACGCCGTCCAGTTCCTGACCGAGTCGGGCCTCGACACGGCGAACGTCGCCGCGATGGAAGGCAAGATCATGGCGGCGTTTGTGCGGGCCACCAAGCCGGCAGCTGCTCGGGCTTCAATGCGTGCAGCGACCGTCGAGGACACTCCAGCGATCCTGCAGCTGCTCACCGGTGCGAGCCTTCCCGTCGATGGTGTTACCGAGCTGCTTGCCTCCGACGCACGACAGTTCATCGTCGCGTCAGCGCCGGATTTCGATGCTACAGTCGTGGCAGTCGCCGGCCTCGAGGTCTGCGGCAACAACGCGCTCTTGCGGTCGGTTGCCGTACGCGCGGACTGGCAGCGGCATGGCCTCGGACACCAGCTCGTGCAGCGCGTGGTGTGTGAGGCAGAGGCACGCGGGATCCACGCGTTGTACCTGCTGACGATGACCGCCGAGCACTACTTCCCGCGCTTCGGCTTCGAGACGGTCACGCGCGACGCCGTGCCCGCGGAGATTGCGAACACCCTGGAGTTCAGGAGCGCCTGCCCCGCATCCGCGACCGCGATGGCGCGAAAGCTCGGCGCGACGGCCCGCCTCCTGCCTGCCTCCCTCGACTCATGA
- a CDS encoding arsenate reductase ArsC, with protein sequence MTMTDINNSTMSRPLSVLVLCTGNSARSQIAEALLQTRGAGRIAASSAGSHPAARVNPYAVETLRAHGIRWEGRTPQHIDAVAGAHHDLVITVCDNARDACPFLPGAATVHWGLPDPAEETTPEAARLAFEETFGALEGRVNALLALPVESFDSATLAEQARRIHESS encoded by the coding sequence ATGACGATGACTGACATCAACAACTCGACGATGTCCCGCCCGTTGTCCGTGCTGGTGCTCTGCACGGGCAACTCCGCGCGGAGCCAGATCGCTGAGGCCCTGTTGCAGACGCGAGGGGCAGGACGGATTGCCGCGTCGAGTGCAGGCTCCCATCCCGCGGCGCGCGTCAATCCCTATGCGGTGGAAACGCTCCGTGCGCACGGCATTCGGTGGGAGGGCCGCACTCCGCAGCATATCGATGCAGTGGCGGGTGCGCACCACGACCTCGTGATCACGGTATGCGACAACGCCCGCGATGCGTGTCCGTTTCTGCCCGGCGCTGCGACGGTGCACTGGGGCCTGCCCGACCCGGCCGAGGAAACGACACCCGAAGCGGCGCGACTCGCGTTCGAGGAAACGTTCGGCGCGCTGGAGGGACGCGTGAATGCGCTGCTTGCCCTGCCCGTCGAGTCGTTCGACTCCGCCACACTCGCCGAGCAGGCGCGCCGTATCCACGAGTCGTCGTGA
- a CDS encoding Fic family protein, with protein MCRPAWRGRSERFRWSAAAQRRPERTSEKRGLPVDRGISRAVLTHVEFVTVYPFLDGNGRLGRLLMNYALLDADFPWVTIRSDETAPAFRRSANTAKVSASTSNRRRVFQRL; from the coding sequence GTGTGCCGACCGGCGTGGAGGGGCCGCTCTGAGCGTTTTCGCTGGAGTGCAGCTGCCCAACGCCGACCGGAGCGTACAAGCGAGAAGCGGGGCCTCCCCGTAGACAGGGGGATTTCGCGCGCGGTCCTCACACATGTGGAGTTCGTCACCGTTTACCCGTTTCTCGACGGTAACGGTCGACTCGGGCGATTGCTCATGAACTACGCGCTGCTCGACGCCGACTTCCCGTGGGTGACCATCCGATCGGACGAAACCGCCCCTGCTTTCAGGCGCTCGGCGAACACGGCAAAGGTCAGTGCCTCCACATCGAATAGGCGCCGAGTGTTTCAACGACTCTGA
- a CDS encoding DUF1501 domain-containing protein: protein MSTGHGQGGHDDGCGVNSQPRTRREALRTMGAGFGMMAFAQMVGASIAEASSSVLSSMGERVIKPDFAPRAKHVIFLFMNGGVSQVDTFDPKPELTKYDGKPIPNAIKTERKTGSLMKSPFKFSRYGKSGLEVSELFPEVGSVADDICVIRSMHTEIPNHEPSLLIMNTGHIQPGRPSMGAWLTYGLGTENKNLPGFVVLCPDQPTVVGPPLWSNGFLPAMHQGTFIADKAPRLADDFDPYELIPNIHSDSTSLDDQRKEVDLVEKLNRMRMARVGPNDEELEGAIKAMETAYRMQTEAPDVFDIRKESEATQKLYGPGSTARGCLMAVRLVAQGVRMVQVYYAKGDPWDHHDDITKHRVNARHSDRAFAAVVKDLKSRGLLDDTLVVCGTEFGRTPVLETGGGGAGGRVTNGRDHNPHGFSIWLAGGGVKGGMTYGRTDDFGFKVVENPVHIHDLHATILHLLGINHEKLTYNYSGRDFRLTDVAGKVIHDIIA, encoded by the coding sequence ATGTCAACAGGGCACGGGCAGGGCGGGCATGACGATGGCTGCGGGGTGAATTCCCAGCCCCGCACGCGACGCGAGGCGCTCAGAACGATGGGCGCCGGGTTTGGCATGATGGCGTTCGCGCAGATGGTCGGCGCTTCCATCGCGGAGGCGTCGAGCTCGGTGCTGTCTTCGATGGGTGAGCGGGTGATCAAGCCCGACTTCGCGCCGCGCGCCAAGCACGTGATCTTCCTGTTCATGAACGGGGGGGTGTCGCAGGTCGACACCTTCGACCCCAAGCCCGAGTTAACCAAGTACGACGGGAAGCCGATTCCGAACGCCATCAAGACCGAGCGGAAGACCGGCTCGCTCATGAAGTCGCCGTTCAAATTCTCGCGTTACGGGAAGTCTGGGCTCGAGGTGAGCGAGCTGTTCCCCGAGGTGGGGTCGGTCGCCGACGACATCTGCGTCATCCGGTCGATGCACACGGAGATCCCGAACCACGAGCCCTCGCTCCTCATCATGAACACCGGGCACATCCAGCCCGGGCGGCCGTCGATGGGGGCCTGGCTCACCTACGGGCTCGGCACGGAAAACAAGAACCTCCCTGGGTTCGTGGTCCTCTGTCCCGATCAGCCCACCGTGGTCGGGCCGCCGCTCTGGAGCAACGGCTTCCTGCCCGCCATGCATCAGGGCACGTTTATCGCCGACAAGGCGCCGCGGCTCGCGGACGACTTCGACCCGTATGAGCTGATCCCCAACATCCACTCCGACTCCACGTCGCTCGACGACCAGCGAAAGGAAGTGGACTTGGTCGAGAAGCTGAACCGGATGCGCATGGCGCGCGTCGGGCCGAATGACGAGGAGCTCGAGGGCGCCATCAAGGCGATGGAGACTGCCTATCGCATGCAGACCGAAGCACCCGACGTCTTCGACATCCGCAAGGAGAGCGAGGCCACGCAGAAGCTCTACGGCCCGGGAAGCACGGCGCGCGGCTGTCTGATGGCGGTGCGACTCGTCGCGCAGGGTGTCCGCATGGTGCAGGTCTATTACGCCAAGGGCGACCCGTGGGACCACCACGACGACATCACGAAGCACCGCGTCAACGCCAGGCACTCCGACCGGGCGTTCGCGGCGGTGGTGAAGGACCTCAAGTCACGCGGCCTGTTGGATGACACGCTGGTAGTCTGCGGCACCGAGTTCGGACGCACGCCGGTGCTCGAGACCGGCGGTGGTGGCGCGGGTGGTAGGGTCACCAACGGGCGCGATCACAATCCGCACGGGTTCAGCATCTGGCTGGCGGGTGGCGGCGTGAAGGGCGGCATGACCTACGGCCGCACCGACGACTTCGGCTTCAAGGTCGTCGAGAACCCCGTGCACATCCACGACCTGCACGCGACCATTCTGCACCTGCTTGGCATCAACCACGAGAAGCTGACCTACAACTACAGCGGTCGCGACTTCCGGCTGACCGACGTGGCCGGCAAGGTGATCCACGACATCATCGCCTGA
- a CDS encoding metalloregulator ArsR/SmtB family transcription factor, which translates to MLERNACVVLGNVGTDEDLAVLEAMLAPEHEIVRVQVRRAVDDRCLTHQDSLVYSTLVLTPTTPDLTAVARLFHALSDETRLGILHLLQDGERCVCDLQDVLDAAQSRLSFHLKVLREAGLVTDRKEGRWSYYTIVPEALAIAHDVVVDMRPVASGSRPRLPANARCCG; encoded by the coding sequence ATGCTCGAGCGAAATGCGTGTGTGGTGTTGGGGAATGTCGGAACGGACGAAGATCTCGCGGTGCTCGAGGCGATGCTGGCGCCTGAGCACGAGATCGTGCGAGTGCAGGTTCGGCGTGCGGTGGATGACAGGTGCTTGACACATCAAGATTCGTTGGTGTATTCTACGCTCGTGCTTACACCAACGACTCCCGACCTGACCGCTGTCGCGCGTCTGTTCCACGCCCTCTCTGACGAGACCCGGCTTGGCATTCTCCATCTGCTTCAGGACGGCGAGCGCTGCGTCTGTGACCTTCAGGACGTGCTCGATGCCGCGCAGTCTCGCCTCTCGTTCCACCTCAAAGTGCTGCGTGAGGCCGGTCTCGTGACCGACCGAAAGGAGGGGCGGTGGTCGTACTACACGATCGTACCCGAGGCCTTGGCGATAGCGCACGACGTCGTCGTCGACATGCGCCCGGTCGCATCGGGTAGCCGCCCGCGTCTGCCCGCCAACGCCCGCTGCTGCGGCTAG
- a CDS encoding multicopper oxidase domain-containing protein — MAALRTVAAVLAIATAQLTAASQTARVSPRAQRQMLPAHSDAPTSQPLRVSAVSRITTNDNRRPAGRLERGVYTLRLEVREGMLFPEEANGPGVPALAFAEVGAALQVPGPLVRVPQGTEVRVSIHNPLPDSSITVHGLGTQSRADDSGLRIPAGATRQVTFKAETPGTFFYWGTTGNRDLNDREWHESQLSGALVIDAPGAPVEDRVFVIGHWFRPGDSTLAVPRPDQELMVINGRSWPHTERLTFTQGDSVRWRWINASAVSHPMHLHGFYFYVESRGDARTERTYSGDARPFLVTQLMLSGETMRVSWVPERSGNWLFHCHFAFHVSHHLVLKRDVVARGAVADSTTAGGATHASHAAQSPRGSVAAAVVPHQMAGLVLGIHVRPAAGVPVGASTSSARPRARAIRLLAQAAPNRFGRLAGFGYVVQDGPAPPARDSISIPGPLLVLRRGEPVRITVVNHLAEATAVHWHGIELESFPDGVPGWSGAPGRIMPPIAPRDSFVAEFVPPRAGTFIYHTHANEQLQLGSGLYGALLVVDPERPFDSAIDKVILVGGAGAADSLPQFGLESPGLVNGSSAPPPMDLRAGTTYRLRFININPDFRVFFSLMSDSALAVWRPVAKDGADLPALQRAERAAVLLTGPGETADFEFTPATPGEWRLEVKTQISGNGVPGWIIPIRVRVR; from the coding sequence ATGGCAGCACTCCGAACGGTCGCCGCCGTGCTTGCGATCGCCACCGCACAGCTCACCGCCGCGTCCCAAACGGCGCGCGTCTCGCCGAGGGCCCAGCGCCAGATGCTGCCGGCGCACAGCGACGCGCCGACTTCTCAGCCGCTTCGCGTCAGCGCGGTCTCGCGTATCACGACGAACGACAACCGGCGACCCGCAGGGCGTCTTGAGCGCGGTGTCTACACGTTGCGACTCGAGGTACGCGAGGGAATGCTTTTCCCGGAGGAGGCGAATGGTCCGGGAGTTCCGGCCTTGGCCTTCGCTGAGGTTGGGGCAGCGCTGCAGGTGCCTGGACCGCTTGTCCGGGTGCCGCAGGGCACGGAGGTACGCGTGAGCATTCACAACCCCCTCCCTGACTCGTCTATCACGGTCCACGGACTTGGTACGCAGTCCCGCGCCGACGACTCAGGCCTGCGCATTCCGGCCGGTGCCACGCGACAAGTGACCTTCAAGGCGGAGACCCCGGGAACGTTCTTCTACTGGGGCACGACTGGCAACCGCGATCTGAATGACCGTGAGTGGCACGAGAGCCAGCTCTCGGGTGCGCTCGTCATCGATGCGCCAGGCGCGCCCGTCGAAGACCGCGTGTTCGTCATTGGCCATTGGTTTCGTCCGGGTGACTCGACGCTGGCGGTACCTCGGCCCGATCAGGAATTAATGGTGATTAACGGCCGGTCGTGGCCGCACACCGAGCGCCTGACCTTCACGCAGGGGGATTCGGTGCGCTGGCGGTGGATCAATGCTTCAGCCGTGTCGCATCCGATGCACCTGCACGGCTTCTACTTCTACGTGGAGAGTCGCGGCGACGCGCGCACGGAGCGGACGTACAGCGGAGACGCGCGTCCGTTCCTCGTCACGCAGCTCATGCTGTCGGGCGAGACGATGCGCGTCTCCTGGGTGCCCGAACGGAGCGGCAACTGGCTGTTCCACTGCCACTTCGCGTTCCATGTCTCCCATCACCTGGTGCTCAAACGCGACGTTGTGGCGCGAGGCGCGGTCGCCGATTCGACCACTGCCGGAGGGGCCACCCACGCGTCGCATGCGGCGCAGTCGCCCCGCGGATCAGTGGCAGCGGCTGTTGTGCCACACCAGATGGCGGGGCTCGTGCTCGGCATTCACGTGCGACCGGCGGCCGGTGTGCCGGTCGGTGCGTCCACGTCGTCGGCGCGACCCAGGGCACGCGCGATCCGACTGCTGGCGCAGGCGGCGCCCAACCGATTCGGCCGGCTCGCCGGCTTCGGTTACGTCGTGCAGGACGGCCCGGCTCCTCCGGCGCGAGACTCGATCAGCATCCCGGGGCCACTGCTCGTGCTGCGCCGCGGTGAGCCAGTGCGCATCACCGTTGTGAACCATCTGGCGGAGGCCACGGCCGTTCACTGGCACGGCATCGAGCTGGAGAGTTTCCCAGATGGTGTCCCTGGGTGGAGTGGCGCGCCCGGCCGGATCATGCCGCCCATTGCGCCCCGCGATTCGTTCGTCGCCGAGTTCGTGCCGCCACGCGCCGGCACGTTCATCTACCACACGCACGCCAACGAGCAACTGCAACTGGGCTCGGGCCTGTACGGCGCGCTGCTCGTCGTCGACCCCGAGCGGCCGTTCGATTCGGCCATCGACAAGGTGATCCTCGTCGGTGGGGCGGGAGCAGCGGATTCGCTTCCACAGTTCGGGTTGGAGTCGCCAGGGCTCGTGAACGGCAGCTCAGCGCCCCCACCGATGGACCTGCGCGCGGGGACGACGTATCGCCTGCGCTTCATCAACATCAATCCGGACTTTCGCGTGTTCTTCTCGCTGATGTCCGACTCCGCGCTTGCGGTCTGGCGGCCCGTGGCGAAGGACGGCGCGGACCTGCCAGCTCTGCAACGCGCGGAGCGAGCTGCCGTCCTGCTGACTGGGCCGGGAGAGACCGCGGACTTCGAGTTCACGCCGGCGACGCCCGGCGAGTGGCGACTGGAAGTGAAGACGCAGATCTCGGGGAATGGAGTACCCGGGTGGATCATCCCCATTCGCGTGCGCGTGCGGTGA